In the Sarcophilus harrisii chromosome 3, mSarHar1.11, whole genome shotgun sequence genome, one interval contains:
- the AGMAT gene encoding agmatinase, mitochondrial — protein sequence MEQLFSYHVRKLLQASLWKDGLQLGASSGPGRRRWSGVCRRPLIGTFPVLPWACSAPRLFRGLLQLSDIPSRWASGAACNMPPSSEFVARSVGVCTMMRLPLKSSPEGLDAAFVGVPLDIGTSNRPGTRFGPRRIREESVLLRTINPSTGALPFQSHLVADIGDVNVNLYNLQDSCRLIREAYQKIAAANCIPLTLGGDHTITYPILQALAGKHGPVGLLHVDAHTDTADKALGEKLYHGTPFRRCVEEGLLDCKRVVQIGIRGSSAILNPYKYSRDQGFRVVLAEDCWLKSLVPLMGEVRQQMGKKPIYISFDIDALDPAYAPGTGTPEIAGLTPSQALEIIRGCQGLNVVGCDLVEVAPMYDPSGNTALLAANLLFEMLCVLPKVKTA from the exons ATGGAGCAGCTCTTTTCCTATCATGTCCGCAAACTTCTCCAAGCCAGTTTGTGGAAGGATGGACTCCAGCTGGGGGCTTCCTCAGGACCTGGCCGGCGACGATGGTCGGGGGTCTGCCGAAGGCCTTTGATTGGGACATTTCCCGTGCTCCCGTGGGCCTGTTCTGCTCCCAGGCTTTTTAGGGGCCTCCTCCAACTGTCAGATATCCCAAGCCGATGGGCCTCGGGTGCTGCATGTAACATGCCTCCCAGCTCCGAGTTTGTTGCCCGCTCAGTGGGCGTCTGCACTATGATGAGACTACCCCTGAAGAGCTCCCCCGAAGGGCTGGATGCAGCATTTGTGGGAGTTCCCCTAGACATTGGCACTTCTAATCGACCTGGAACAAG GTTTGGACCACGACGTATCCGGGAGGAATCTGTGTTGCTGAGAACAATTAACCCAAGCACAGGGGCTCTCCCCTTCCAGTCCCACTTGGTGGCCGACATTGGTGATGTGAATGTCAACCTCTACAATCTTCAGGACAGCTGCCGGCTCATTCGAGAAGCCTATCAGAAAATCGCTGCAGCAAACTGTATACCTCTTACCTTGG gCGGAGATCACACAATCACTTATCCCATACTGCAGGCACTGGCAGGAAA GCACGGTCCTGTTGGGCTGTTACACGTCGATGCCCACACAGACACAGCCGACAAAGCCTTGGGAGAGAAGCTCTACCACGGGACCCCTTTTCGCCGCTGTGTGGAGGAAGGACTCCTGGACTGCAAACGCGTGGTGCAGATAGGCATCCGGGGGTCTTCTGCAATCCTGAATCCCTACAAATACAGCCGAGACCAG GGCTTCCGGGTGGTCCTGGCTGAAGACTGCTGGCTGAAGTCGCTGGTTCCGTTGATGGGGGAAGTGAGGCAGCAGATGGGAAAGAAGCCTATTTATATCAGTTTTGATATCGATGCCTTGGATCCAGCCTATGCTCCGGGGACAGGGACTCCTGAGATTGCTGGTCTCACACCAAGTCAA GCCTTGGAGATTATCCGCGGATGTCAAGGCCTGAACGTGGTGGGCTGTGACCTCGTGGAAGTCGCACCCATGTATGATCCTTCCG GAAACACAGCTCTCCTGGCAGCCAATCTGCTGTTCGAGATGCTGTGTGTTCTCCCCAAAGTGAAAACTGCCTAA